The sequence CGCTGGCGGCGTAGGCTTCGATCTCTCCCCGCCCGAGGGCCCGCATCCGCACGGCGGTGACGGTGTGGGCGAGCGAGAGCTCCCCATCCCCGGCGACGGCGACGGCGGTGTAGACTTCGTGCCGCCTCCCGGAGAGCAAACCGAGCATGCGAAGCACTTCCACAGCATCCTCCGCCTTGCCGAGGACGCCCTCCCCGGGCAGGTAGACCACGGTGTCCGAGCCGAGCACCACGGCCCCATCCTCCCCGGAGGACACGGCGAGCGCCTTGCCCCGGGCGTTCTCCCGCGCGGTGCGCGCCGGATCCTCGAGCTCGACCTCCTCGAAGCCGCTCTCGCGCACCTCGAAGCGGAGCCCGACGCGCTCGAGGAGCTCCGCCCGCCGGGGGGAGGCGGAGGCCAGGACCAGCCCTGGCTTCCCCCGGCTCAGGACCCGAAGAAGAGCTCGAGCTCCCGCCTGGCGCTCTCGGGGGAGTCCGAGCCGTGGACCAGGTTGTCCGGCATGCTGAGCGCCAGGTCGCCGCGGATGGTGCCGGGGGCGGCCTTCGCGGGGTCGGTCGCACCCATGAGATTGCGGACCGCCCCGATCGCCCCCTCCCCCTCCACTCGCATCGCGACGATCGGCAGGGAGGTAATGAACTCGACCAGCTCCTCGAAGAACGGCTTCTCTCGGTGCTCGGCGTAGTGCTTCTCGGCCAGCTCCCGGCTCACCCGCATCATCTTCATCTCGCGGATCACGAGCCCCTTCCGCTCCAGGCGGCCTATGATCTCGCCGACGAGGCGCCGCTCGACGCCGTCGCCCTTGATCAA comes from Rubrobacter calidifluminis and encodes:
- a CDS encoding Maf family protein — translated: MSRGKPGLVLASASPRRAELLERVGLRFEVRESGFEEVELEDPARTARENARGKALAVSSGEDGAVVLGSDTVVYLPGEGVLGKAEDAVEVLRMLGLLSGRRHEVYTAVAVAGDGELSLAHTVTAVRMRALGRGEIEAYAASGEGVGKAGGYAIQGRAGAFVEWISGDYTAVVGLPLPLTLRMLEKHGLRWY
- the ndk gene encoding nucleoside-diphosphate kinase, which gives rise to MVEQTLFLIKGDGVERRLVGEIIGRLERKGLVIREMKMMRVSRELAEKHYAEHREKPFFEELVEFITSLPIVAMRVEGEGAIGAVRNLMGATDPAKAAPGTIRGDLALSMPDNLVHGSDSPESARRELELFFGS